ATATCACAAGATAATATTCATGAAAAGATCTACACTTTATAAGCATGTGGATGGATtattagagagaagaaaataaAGATACGATAGAGATACTAaagatacatttttttttttaattttatattaggtTTAAGATTGTTCTTGGTCGGTTTATGATAATTTTttatcaacttaatttaaaagttcctcttattaataaaaaatttgattgtacaatatttttgttaaattaaattaaagaagTGAAAAAAAATGTACATACTATTCTACATATTGATTTAGATATGTATaaaaattggaagaaaaaaaaatatgtataaaaattgggtaaaaaaaaatatgtataaaaattattatatcctaTAAAAAGAAAAGTGATTGAATGATAGGCATATAATTGGCATGAAATCACAACCTATatgtcaaaaaaagaaaaaaaacaaaataaacacaaaGATAATGTATTATAATGAATGAGTTCACCAACTATATCTCAATctcaataaataatattcatGAAGGGTCTACCCTATTAGACACGTGTATGAATGGatgaattatttattaattaataaaaatactagacacaagaatattttttttacggaGTATggttgtaatttttgtaaagtgtaataaatataattaatttatatatttatttaggaataaaaacaacaatacATGTGTAGTGTACCTACTAAATTTGACTAAAGGATAAATGAGATTCAGTTCAATAAATTAAAGTAGGCTTTCTTTTTATATTGGATATTAAATATATGACTATGAGTAATGTAAGGCCCACTTGAGTTGCATACATTTTACATAAGCAATTTTAAGAGTGTACATTAGGTGGGTTTTATCGGGTTTTTGGGTTCGAGTGTATAGAATTAGTAATCCGAACTCACTTGTTTGCGTAAATGGGTTTTCGGGATTCAATGCGAGTGGATCGGTTTTAGGTTGGACAGTATTCGGGTGGGTTTTGATCGAGCTCGGGTTGGGCTGgtctttcttttttaaaaaaaatatcattttttatatatttttccatataaaaaaacagaaaaattgaaaagaaaaatataaaaatgatatatcaTTACTTGTGATCGGGTTTTTGGGTTTTTCAGATTTCGGACCGACTGGGTTTGCTAAGTGGGTAAATTTTCGGTTGTAAATATTCAGCCCTAATACACATTTAATTTTAGTCCTAACATATTTTTGGGTACTACACCATTTTTAATCATGTAGTTAATATTAATTCAACTTCATTATATACATAGAGCATTGCTATAAAGTACTATTGGTGCTTAGCACTATTTAAAAGTGGCGCATTACAATCAGTTAGcgatattcaataaaaattaataaattaaattatataaaattcaaTACTTATTACACAATTTCTCGTATATATACAATTTAAGTGTATTAATAGTATACTTCATCATATTTTTTGGAATACACTATTTGTTGTCCTTGTGATATGTGTCACCTCTAAAGAAAGTCCATGAATGATTTAGGGCATGTCTAAGTGTTATGATAAGAGTCCAAGGGTGGAATGGTCCCAAATAATCATTACGATCGTGAACAACTAATATTGTCTCGAACAATTAGTTTGGCGTTTGGTAACGAACTTAGATCACTCATCTATTAAGAATAATATAGATGAGTGATCCAGGCTCATCAGTTAGGCTCCTCTTTCAATTTGTAGGAAGGCGTGTGAGCAAAATGTATAATCACTTTTGGATTAGGCACTCATAATAAAACTAATGTGATATGTCAAAAGCAAAGAGACCGAGCAAGCACATGTAAGCTTTAATTAGGTATCTCATTGTATTTTCTTCCAAGTATTAAACTCTCTATTATTGCCTATGAGTAGGATTTATGAGGTTAGATGTAAATTGGCTCTTCTCTGTTTCTTTTGTTGGTATTAAATCTACATGCTACCAAATTTTAGAGAAAGAACTTTATTTTCTTCCTCAATACAACTTACTCGTGAACTTATTAACACTTCAACAACGTAAAAATTATGttcttaactatttttttttttccttttaccgAAAAGTTAGAAAACAACTATAATGAGGCCTAACCTTTTTTGTTTGAAGTTGAATGCTTGAAGTCCACTATGCaatataattcttttttttttttttgcaaaaatcacaaaaaaaaaaaaaaagaaaaatcctcCTACATATTTTGTATGCCATTATCTCATTATAAAGTTAATTAACCAAGGGGATTTAAGAAaatgttttttcattttttttccaatGTTGTTATTTCTTcatttgttatgtttttttttttttttttttgattatatCATCTTTCTTACTCATCTCTTCATCGTCCTAATCCTCGACCTAGCTAGAATCCAAAAAATAACGGAAAAAGTTGAAGAATACTCTCTTTCTTTATAcattaactaattttacatttaaaataaagtttaactcaaatatacctctttttatGAATATTGTACCTAAATTATCCTCACACACTCACATAACTAACatataatttcaaatataataGATTTGTGTTCTTTATAGATGGATGTGTAGGTTTGTGAAAAAGTTaggagaaaattttaattagaaaagaaTGAAAACTATCATGAAGTGATAGGGGTAAAATTTATAGAATGATTGAAAAAAAACAAGTAAACATAATAGATTTTGaaaaagaagataaaaaataaaagcatcAAGTTAAAACAGATATGTAGtgtaattttctaaaaaacaaCGCTCATCCAACATCGCGAACTCGGTTGCAATGAGCTACTTTTCTTTTAGCATTAGTAACCAAGAGCTTGAGAAGCTAAATAGGTTTTCATATTTTCATGAATTGTAAATagggataattacataaaacactaatttttattaaatttttacattttcacgtttaatttttttttatatatatttttacggtattttataaaaatatgacaaaacaatattaaaaaataatacacaaataacaaaacatcaacaacaaaataataagagtacaacataaaaatatactaaaacactatattttatgtaaataaaatctaaaaaattgtaaaaatgttaaaaactttgtacaaaccgtatttttgtaattgttGTGTGTTTTTTGAAATTATCCCTTGTAAATATGAGGATTTATGGGTTCAAGTTTTGAAGGTAGAGGAAATAGCTAAGGCCATTGTTGTGCTTATTGGGCCCTTTTGGTGAGTCCATGATTTTTTTAGTGTTGAGCTTAATTATGACACTATAAATTAACTGAAATTTATCACAAGTAAAAATAATAACCATGATTAGTGAATAGGGATGATAAAGAATAGGATTAAAATTGGATATGCCTAATTGTTGATCCATACATATATAATGGAATTATTGATCTACTTTATAACATGAGTATTCAAGATGGGTCGAAGTATAATTGCTCATAAGGCCCACTTTTGGGCCcaattctttttttgtttttttgactGGGGAGGGGGGATTTGGGCACAATTCTTTTGTGTGAAGGAAACCACcactaataaatttatttataaataaaataacaaataatttacggcataaatacttagtttaaattttggtggtaataatacttaagttataatttCAGAACTTCTAGAGGTACCTGGTTAAATAAATTGTCACGTGGCAACCCTTGATTGatccaagtcattaaatttttattatttaaaaaaaaatagttcaaatataccaataagaaaataacacgTGGATATAATGGTTTAACATTTGACGGTTAGGTACTTACAGAGTTTCAGAAATATAACTTtagtattattaccgccaaaaattaaacttaagtatttatttacaactgagagttaaacttaagtatttatgctgcaaattactctaaaataaataatttataaaatgtggaaggaatatttatacatttataaccaaaaaaaaaatgaataagacCACTTTATAATTAAACTTGATCAATATTGAAACCATAATATGTAGTTAAgatagattttatatttttaagatgtaaataaataagttttaaaacaaaattgttAGAGAGAGTAAAAAACAATTAGGTAAAAGGTGAGACAAAGAAAACTAATGTGACTTTTAAGTAAAGAATAATGATATTTGTACTtataaattacactaaaaaattatatataataactaCAATTTCTTTAAACTAATTACAATTATCTAAACTTAGAcctaacatttttttttctagggaGGTTGCACCATTTATTACTTCCATGAACTAACCTTTGTTTGTTTCTGTTTGCTTTTCTCTTAATTTAGATTtcagttataaaaaaattaaattaatgtgtaattaaataattaaatttaaatttagaattcaTAAAATCGAAGAGAATTTAATCATATTGATaaatttttctcaaataaatttaaattcagagtactaaatatgtataattttaaaatataaagtattaaataaacattattgaaaatataaagtaccaaatttatatttaaataaaacagGATACTAAATTAGACACCCTATAAAATAAGGCAAAAAGATAAGTGTTATTTTTCCTTTGTTTTagtaaattcaaaaaaatttagcaTGGATAAAATGATGTTCTCtcttaaaaatataagaaatttaattTGTAAGAGATGAAAATGATTATAAGATTCTTAAATTTTCACTTAAACTCATCAATGCCAATTTAATTTGATAGTAATATTTTAGTCTTACAAATTTTCACTCCCACATCGATTaggttaaattaaattttattattgtgtggtaaaatattttatcactaaaaatatttttaatgtgAAGAagactttatttaaaaaattaatagtgttggttatagttataacattatttatctaaattttttagaattctccaaaaaattaaataaaaaatataaagtagaGATATATTTGATTGaatttgagaatttatttaatatttaaatagaattaattgtgtgtgatttattaattaaattagaaattatttaattatttgtatttgtactcgaatgttatattattatgtaataGTTTTATTAGTTAGAGTTGTTCGAGTGGTATAGCAAAAAGTGACAGCAagtaaaatatcaaaatatttgaaaatattttaatggaAATCTACTAGCTATTTAATGGAAAGTAATAATTTGATGTCCATGTTGCTAAGTGGGAAAAATTTATTGAGATTATGGTATGTAAGTTAGGTTACTTAAATACCAATTTACATATTGTgtatttatattttctcaagCGATCTACGAATTGTGTGACTTATTATTTGGCTAAAGTTTCAGTTTCTTCTGCTGATCGTAactttaagaaatttttaaccCCTTTAACTTTGCTTGATGTATTTATTAAGTGacgtttaatgaaattatttttccattaaaaaaaaaagttaggtTACTTAAGTTAGATATTATGTaaataaattgatatttttggagtattgttatattttagaaaaataatgtaatatttatagcTCAATAAATAGTGGTTCTTTACATATAGCTAAGCACTATTCATGAGCCGAGTTTTTGAGCTATAATAGCTCATTTGATGTAGCACAACTTTTTACTATTTCTTACCTCtcagctaatttttttttagttattagttattttaactagTCTATTATGATTGCTCTTAGTATTTTGATTTGATTTATGAAGcgtgattgtaatttttttaaagagtaataaataaggtaaatactattttggatcttatattttataaaaaattactaattggacTCTCTGTTCGTGCTaagaattattttcaagttagttatattaaaaaattatcaaaaattgagTTTAATATATACTAAATTAATCAATACAATTGTATCAATTTAACCAAACGATTCTCAGatatatgtaattaaatatattcaTAAAATTGAAGAGAGTTTGATGGTATTGATAAATTTTTCTCAAACAAATTTGAGTTCAAGGTATCAAATATGTATGATTCTAAAATatcaattaagtattattaaaaaCACAAGGTACAAaacttatatttaaataaaacacAGTGTGCCAAATAGGGATGGAGAAGataaaatccaatccaatccaattacaaaaactaaatatccaattacaattagattgaattggatattattaaaagttagattttaattagattggatcagtTATTGGATAACAATctcaaaatctaattaaaaattgatcaAATCCAATTAAATCTAATACATATTAAAAAAGACtatttaaaataattcatatataaaaataaaaagattgattatatttttactagtttatttatttatttattattattattttttaatttgtaatacTTGGTTGTTTTGtatattcatttttataatattttcttctattttattaGTTGGTAGTTGTTGTTTTAGTTACTTCAAACTTTTAGTTGCATTAAACTTGTAAGTATGATTAGTTTATGtagtattaaatttaaatgaaggtttatataaagtttttatgtatttttcttcATGTTTTTAAGTTAGTATTAAAAACTAGGTGTAtaattagatatccaattaaaaaattggattggattgtgTTGCCTAGAATTTCTCTTAAAATAAATTGCAGTTTAGGAGCAAGCTAGATGGTAATGAAACCCACACTATGGGACGTGCCATATTAAGCCACTTCCAGATTCTGTTAATTTGCGAGAATTGCTAAAGATTGGTCACCTTCGGGAGGCTCCACCTAGATGATAAATGGTTTTATCATTTCCTCTTCGTGAGTAAACTCAATCCGAAGAAAGGATGAAGGGACAGGCAGAGCATGGGGCACTGCATGAGGTTAAGTCATTGTAGGCACATTTAATAAGGCATGTGAAATAACATCCTACACATTACTCTAAAAAAACGTGCTCAAgagtttaaatttataatttcctAGTTTCACCATGCCCCAAATATCAATTGACGACTACATAATGAGCTATTAAATCATAAGCAAGAGACAAGTTTAGTCTCACCAAACACATATAGCAAGCCTAAAGCACATCATAAAAGTAGGGAATCATACCTTATGATTAAATTTGAGAAATTATGCAAAGCATGAGTCATATAAACACGACAATGGTGACCTTTTACCACCATTATAAGCCTATAATAAACACTCCCATGATGTAAAAAAGATGAGACTCTTGGAAATTCTCTGTAAGAAAAATATTCATTGATAAcagtgactcgtggactaaagcTCATTAATGTCCCAACCACGCAAAAAAATTATCTATTTTAACTTCCATTAATTACTACAAACAACTCTaattaatagttgccgaaaacctcaaTCAACAAATTAGATTTTGAGGTATAATTTGATTGGATGAGATGATAATTTTCTAAATCTAATTACTAACTAGATTAGATtgaattaagagaaaaaaatattagattgcATGCCCAACCCTAATACCAAATGTGTAGACACCCTTAAGAAAACCCAATagggaaaaatattaaaaaagaatatttttggGGATAATTGTGTAATAATCCTAAAGATAACAGATAAGAAtgcaaatataaaaatattttcaaagaaGTCCTTTTTATAGAATACTTTCTCTTTCAGTGAAAGGAGaaagctttctctctcttctttctctctctgcaAAAACCCTCGTTTCGTTTCGTGGTTGGCGTAGTTTGCAATCGACCTAGTTATGGCGAACAGTAATCTTCCCCGAAGGATCATCAAGGTTAATCTCTCTTTCCTCATCGCGATCCCTCTTTCAATTTCACTCGatcgatgttttttttttcaattttggggggtttttgtttctttctcatttgattctgattttttttttactgtaaTTGTTTTTTGGTTTGATGATCGTAACAGGAAACGCAGCGTCTTTTGAGTGAACCTGGTGAGTTCAATGACTTACTGTGTTTTGTTTTTGATTGATTTGTTATTGAAAAAGAGAAActttttatgattaaatttttgATTTGGGTTTAAGGGGAAATTGGGTTTTGGGTTTGTTTTAATTTGGTGGTTTTGAAGTTGtgattgatttttcttttttggggatTCAGCTCCGGGAATTAGTGCTTCCCCATCAGAAGATAATATGCGTTATTTTAATGTGATGATCCTTGGCCCAACGCAATCTCCTTATGAAGGTAACTCTTTATTCTTTTGTCTTTTGGTATTTGGTCTATTTCTGTATGTGTTAGATGGTTGGTTGTGGCTAGAATTGTGACAGATCCCATTTTGGTTAGTTTATTCAGTTCAATTTTCGGTGTACTGTAAGGTTGCGTTTGGTTGGAgttaatgaaatggaatggaaatgaatcaatttttatttcattcctTTGAATTTCTACTATTTTGGTGGGAATGACAATTCCATGTTTgttcatttataattttcttgatttatGAACAATGTTTAAAGTTGCATTTTCATTACtctcacttttttttatttgcttATCCTGAACTATTGTTGGGTTTGATTCTTTGTGTTAAAGTGAGCACAAAGTCTATCATCTATTTCGGTATGCTTGATTATTGGTTTAAATTGGGTAGGGAAGTAATAGACTTAGTAGCTATCAAACTAGTGCAATTTTTTCTATACATTGTGATGTGATGCTTGGTGGAAGCGATTGTCCCAGCTGGGTTGCATTTGGTGATTTTCCTTGATGATGTTTTAGAGTCTTCTAGAAATTTGGGTTTGGCTAAGACTACATGATGTTGATGGTCCGACCAGTTAGGTATGAGTGCTCTTGAATTTTGGAGGTATCTcgattacatatattttttggGGTTCGGAAGAAGCCTGTATATTGATAATCCCTGTGCCTGGTATATTGTTGTAAAGAGAAATTGTATGTGTGGTATCTTAGTAATGTGGGAACTTTTTACTTGAACTAGTTGCTCATTATAATTGTTTAGTCTTTAGCTTTAATTTGTGGACATGCTTGCTTGTGAAAAATTTTCTGGATTGATctttgtatattatattatatatatattttgaagcaATGCATGCGTATATATTAATCTTTGAAATATTTGGAAGTTTCATTAGCAGGTTGGGTATAATTATTACTGAGATGCAATCAAAATGAGTACCTAAactgttaaataataaaaagctGCTTAAGCCTTTGGGTGTAATTATTACTGAATACAATCAAAATCAGCACCTAaactattaaataataaaaaggtGTGTTAAGCCTTAATTAAGTATCCTAAAAACAACAATGCTTTTAAAAAGTAAATGCAGAATCAGAAAAGCACTATTGAACGTGGTCTTAGTCAGAATAGCACAACTTTAGTATTAAGCTGACATTGACATGATCAACATGGGAAGTTATAAGACAGTGCTGAAGAAAACTATTAGTACCAATACTCTATTTGTTATGCTTGAGAAGCCTCATTGAATATGGTGTTGTTACTTAGCTGTTTATTGCTTATGCTGTCGTGATAGTTGCCTTTCATATTAATAATGTTAAAAAACACTATTTGTTCATTAGAGTGGTGGGTTGAGTTGAGTGTATTTCAGCTTTAGCACATTCAATTAGATAAGGTGGGATGACTGTGTTTTCCACTACTCCATCATGCCATACCTTTATCTAGGGCATGGACAAGCAAACCCAAATTTGGTGTTTATAATCAGTTGTTTAGCTTACTTATTTTGCATAGTTTATTCAGATTAACGTGCCTTTTCGTTTATCATCAGTAGTATCCATTTTGACTCAAGAAAATGTATTTTTGGTTGCAATGACAGGAGGAGTTTTCAAGTTGGAACTATTTTTGCCCGAAGAATATCCAATGGCTGCTCCCAAGGTACTTTCACTttcgttctttttttttttaaggcctGTCTTCAGTAAAGTGGTACAACAACACAGTGGTTCAGATTCAGTAAAGGGTCACACCTAGAAAATGCTCAATTATTGAACTACTCAGCTAAAATACAATTCCCGCTGTTTCTTATTGTTTTGATAATGTTTGTTTGAATGAGAGTTTCATTAGGTGATACCTATATATTGCTATTGTTTTTCACTCGGACAACTATTTAGTTTGACTGAAAAACGACGATCAATCATTTGATATATTAACAGTGTTTCATCTTTGATTTACCTTATTGTTTACCTGATGTTCACCTAGGGTTGCAAGATCCAAATAAGTGGGAGAGCTTTTAAATGGAGACAATAGAACTTAATGAATTTACTTGGCTCTTTCTATTTGCTTCCTTTGGGTCTTCTCGGTTTGCCATTTTCTGTATTGTCCTCATGTTGGTGATGTTGTTTTCAACTGTACTAATGTTGCATATAAATTTAGACTTGTTAGTAATTTTTCAGGATGTTTACCTTGCACAACTTGATGGTCATTTAATTTTGTATAACTTTGTTGACTTTTCTTCTATTTTGTTACTGTTAGTTACACTACCAAATGAAAAAGGGAATatttttgataacttttttCCTTTACAACCTCATTTGTCTTGTTTTGTCTCCGTATGAGTAAttacttttctttcttacaGGTTCGGTTTCTCACCAAGATATATCATCCAAACATTGACAAGGTAGCAAATTATACCTTTTTCTATTTGTTACTTTTTTCCTCTTATCAAGCCTTTGTAATGTTTTTATTCCTTTCCTCGATGATGCAGCTCGGCAGAATTTGTCTCGATATCTTGAAAGACAAATGGAGTCCTGCTCTTCAGATACGAACTGTACTTCTGAGGTACCGATATGCCACATTCTTCCTTCCgccattttattaattaaatttctgagAAGCCTTTGCAGAACAAAACAGACATCAATTTATTGCTGAcatcaattttatatatattgctaGCATTCAAGCACTTCTCAGTGCCCCAAACCCCGACGACCCTCTTTCCGAGAACATTGCCAAGCATTGGAAAAGTAACGAAGTTGAGGCCGTCGAAACAGGTAGATAGTTTCTTCACCCTATTACACGATCACAACAGAACTTAACTTACTGCTTTTataaattctaatttttttctcgtGTTGCATCGAACCTTTTTTGTAGCTAAGGAATGGACCCGTTTGTATGCGAGTGGTGCATAAAGGCAAAGGCTGGAAAACTTTTTCCATGCCtggaaaataacattttattggAATGTGTATGttaatttgaaagaaaaattggGAGAATTAATGATGCTTTTGAAAATGGGAGCTTAAAAAAATGTTGGGTCTAAATCTTCCCAGTCATTATTGGATGTCAATTGTTTTCCTCTCTGGGAAATCTTTTGCCTCTGTAACCtgtataattatcaaattttacTTTCTTCTctgaaaaaaaatgaattgccctttattattttgagcttctatttattctatttagtcATGAgtgttttgtattttcttttttaaaaaattaatttccaagtattatttgtttttatttattttgctttAATATGCTAGTTCATTACTATCTTatcataatgaaaaaaaattgtgtaccATTAAATGATTACATTTTTGTAGATAGATTGTTGTTATCTATTCAATTGGTTTGTTAGTACATTTCTTTATTGTTGTTGAAATATTTGACTTGTTATACATCGAAGATGTGGGAAACTTTGAGTTGAGAGTAAGTGTAagagaaaatattaattaaaaattttatgtatAGGACTATAGGCTATGTAtagtataaaaaaattagagtttTTCGTTCTTAAATTTATATCTATAGACGTCAGCTATTCATTGACATAGGTGTggtttgtgttttattattgcgATTGATTTTTTGCTATTGCAATTAGTCTTGTTTTTGTGACATGATTTTGAGTGGTTTCGTCTTGTATTTGTGACGTGGTTTTGAGTGTTCAATTATTGTTTGTTTTATATGGTTTTGTTTCGTGGTTGGTTATTTGTTTCTCTTGCCATCAAATAGCTATTAGtggttgaaaataataaaacctCTGCGATTGAAAGAGTTATTAGTAGTGCAGTTATGTACCTT
This region of Cannabis sativa cultivar Pink pepper isolate KNU-18-1 chromosome 7, ASM2916894v1, whole genome shotgun sequence genomic DNA includes:
- the LOC115697933 gene encoding ubiquitin-conjugating enzyme E2 35 codes for the protein MANSNLPRRIIKETQRLLSEPAPGISASPSEDNMRYFNVMILGPTQSPYEGGVFKLELFLPEEYPMAAPKVRFLTKIYHPNIDKLGRICLDILKDKWSPALQIRTVLLSIQALLSAPNPDDPLSENIAKHWKSNEVEAVETAKEWTRLYASGA